Genomic DNA from Sardina pilchardus chromosome 4, fSarPil1.1, whole genome shotgun sequence:
AAGATTATAGGAAACACTGAGAAGAGTGCACACCAGGGAGAGGGccgttgtgtgtgtactgtaggctacttctgaTAAGTGGTAACAAAATTATTACTGTAACTCTTACACCTCCATGTGGACACATGCGGAACTACAGGATCCACTTCACTACATACAGGTGTTGTGTCTTGTTTGGCCAATAACTTTCCTGCTGTGAGAACCGTGACATTTCAAAGACTGTTGGCAATATGCAGTAACATACTTAGACTAAACAGTTGGACCACTGAGTCTGTAAATTGAATACATTTGCACCAGTCAGTTAGTTGTCTTCATTGCTCCTTGTCTGCTCCTCCCATATTAACATGCTGACTTTGAACTCTGGAGCAAACTAACCTCCACAACACAGTCATCACGAGGATAACTAGATAGGTTTATGAACCTGTTCTTTGGAATTAACCCTTAAGCCCAACAATGCTGGACATGTTGCCGTGGGCTATAGGTTCCTTAAGGCAAGATGAGATGCATTTGTATCATTATTTAGACAAttactttatatttatattattatgtAGATGTCCTCTGACCTGTTTACTGGGTTTACTGTGAATGTGTGGTGATGGAGAAGCGACTCCTGAACTAGATCAAGATTGAATAGATTAGAGAGCTTTTGTAATTGTTCTCTATGTCTTTTTTTTGGTAacttgtttttcatttattgTAGACAGTCAGCGCAGATATACATGGTAAAATAATGACATATCTATTACAGTGATCGACCAAATGAGAGAAATTAACTCTGTGCCTTTAAGAGGTGGGTCCACACAGAACAAGGAAGTCACATGCCCACTTCCAATGAAATGAAACCTTCCCCTTTACAGGTAGATCGTTCAGATAGttcctacagtgtgtgtgtgtgtctgtgtgagagagtaaaaTGGCCTTTATTCCTGTGTCTCAGGATGAGTTCAGCTGTTGTGTTTGCCTGGATCTGCTGAAGGACCCGGTGACTGTTAcctgtggacacagtttctgTTTGAGCTGCATTACAGGCTGCTGGGATCAAGAAGACCAGAAGGGTGTTtacagctgcccccagtgcagagAGACCTTCACCCCAAGGCCTGTTCTACGCAGAAGCACAATGCTGACTGAAGTGATAGAGAAGCTGAAGAAGACTGAACTGCAGTCTGATGTTAAGGCTCCTTCCTACGCTGGACCAGGTGATGTGGAGTGTGACTTTTGCACTGGGGGAAAACATAAAGCCATCAAGTCGTGTCTAACATGCCTGGTTTCCTATTGTGAAGTCCACATTCAGCCTCACTATGAAGTGCCTGGACTAACCAGGCATCAGCTGGTGAACGCCACCTCACAGCTACAGGAGAAGATCTGCTCTCAGCACAACAGGATCATTGAGGTGTTTTGTCGCACAGACCAGCAGTTAATCTGTATTATGTGTTCTATGGACAACCACAATGGGCATAAAACTGTCTCAGCTATAGCAGAACGGACTGACAAACAGGTAAGTGTATCTCTGCCTTTCTCATATTCACTCACTCTTCCCCCTCTCAGACACAGTAATGGGATGGGTGTGCTTTCGTCGCACAAAATAAATACAGTgagaacacatgctaaagttgactaaaaagaagaatataaaatcatcttttggaaattgatcttctcaatgccttaaataaaaaaggtataaatatccaacctttaaggacatacattttctttgtgaactaattattgttattattatcattattattattattattattagatgcCCAAGTGATAAACAGATAAAGCCAAAGAGTAACGTAAAATACACTTCACATTTGACTTTATGGCTTCCAGACAGTTAACCATGACTTAAAGGTGACctagaatggaaatattttttttcttggttttcatgaattatgagaggttgtgcataaacaaagagctatcatgaacatgagacaTGGtggtgccctccttcatatggaaatcttgaacttagaaatagacactaaaaaatgggcgattcagcaaaactgcttgcttgtgatgtcagacctcgcaaagccattgaagttcaattggggttgccaaagagggcgccatttagtcaaatagaccatttcaatacctagcctaaatatatggttttaattagtcttgtaaactTGCAATTgagttcattttttaaaatcaaagttgaatatatactattttaacatcagagaacacagtgcaatactcaattcatccattctataggacccttaaattatgaatagcctacacaatgtACCATATTGTGTCAGTCTGTCTACATCTGCTTATAGAAAAAGTTGTCCAAGACGAAGGTGGTGAACCAGACACAgatccagcagagagagaaggagctgcaAGACGTCCATCAGGCCCTGCTAACGCTA
This window encodes:
- the LOC134078867 gene encoding E3 ubiquitin/ISG15 ligase TRIM25-like isoform X1; translated protein: MAFIPVSQDEFSCCVCLDLLKDPVTVTCGHSFCLSCITGCWDQEDQKGVYSCPQCRETFTPRPVLRRSTMLTEVIEKLKKTELQSDVKAPSYAGPGDVECDFCTGGKHKAIKSCLTCLVSYCEVHIQPHYEVPGLTRHQLVNATSQLQEKICSQHNRIIEVFCRTDQQLICIMCSMDNHNGHKTVSAIAERTDKQKKLSKTKVVNQTQIQQREKELQDVHQALLTLKASAQEAVEDSERMFTELISFMEQKHSEVTESIRAQERAEVSRAEGLLEQLELEITKLKSRDAEMEKLLQKEDPVDFLQSFDACCTSSVSKIRSSVTFTPHLSSTDIKRPALKEIEHMVLRLNSDHKATSHDSHQTSEPTRPHQKSVIPERGFRVGDRVRLKASVKIPKSGGRNVTHSSVGVITDTCMLGTSFNVVNFPESTSWIALASELELVL